A single region of the Salicibibacter cibi genome encodes:
- the panD gene encoding aspartate 1-decarboxylase, whose translation MFRTMMKAKLHRARVTEANLAYVGSITIDEDLMDAVDLIDNEKVQIVNNNNGKRFETYVIKGPREKRDICLNGAAARLVQPDDVIIILSYALMPDDAAQNHRPKVAIMDENNNIAEMLDTEPASTVL comes from the coding sequence ATGTTTCGCACCATGATGAAAGCAAAACTGCATCGCGCACGTGTGACGGAGGCCAATCTTGCGTATGTCGGCAGCATTACCATCGATGAAGATTTAATGGACGCGGTGGATTTGATAGACAATGAAAAAGTACAAATCGTAAACAATAACAACGGCAAACGATTTGAAACGTACGTTATTAAAGGGCCTCGCGAGAAGCGGGACATCTGTCTGAACGGCGCGGCCGCCAGGCTTGTGCAACCGGACGATGTCATCATCATACTATCTTACGCCCTCATGCCAGACGATGCCGCACAAAATCACCGACCGAAGGTTGCGATTATGGACGAAAATAATAACATTGCGGAGATGCTGGATACAGAGCCTGCATCCACGGTGTTATGA
- a CDS encoding flavin-containing monooxygenase, translating to MSFAKQHSKKYDAIVIGAGFSGLYMLHRLREAGFSARVYEAAWDIGGTWYFNRYPGARCDIESIYYNYTFSEELLNEWTWSSKYAEQHEILSYINFVADKLDLRKDIQLQTEVTSAKYNEKTQKWDIELENGSKVMTTYFIPAVGVLSASNIPNIKGIDHFQRELYHTGEWPHDKVDFKGKRVGVVGTGSSGIQAIPVIAQEAGHLTVFQRTPQYSSPAHNHSLDSETIEKTKENFSEIRQAMYASMHGVPSSARTRSTDQDSPEERQRTYEKAWQDGGLFSFLYTYSDIAFTPEANETVAQFIRSKINETVHDPETAKKLMPDFYYGTKRPILNTGYFETYNRENVSLIDLRSAPIEEITPNGLRTSNSEYDLDILVFATGFDALTGPLLKLNIQGKDGVTLNEKWAEGTQTYLGIATSGFPNMFMITGPQSPSVLSNMIVSIEQHVDWIVDCLAYLSEHNATIEADAEAEQMWAQQCKSIANMTLLSKTDSWYMGANIEGKPREFLAFAGGVGPYRQICDRVASKGYEGFTFLSASQKTKAGGDKAMNRDANLDPQAQFVLEQLKALGGPPMEMLSPEEARASANFSPLAGPPEKVENVTNKTIPGPDGEIPVRIYTPDSEGPFPALVYYHGGGWVIGDLVTVDVPCRRIANQTNCVVVSVDYRLAPEHKFPAAIEDAYAAVKWVADDANTIQVDPSRIAVGGDSAGGNLATVVAMMARDKGGPAIVQQILLYPVTNHAFDTNAYEENADGFFLTKAMMQWFWSHYLRDEDDGKKPYASPLLADDLSGLPPAFVITAGFDPLRDEGEAYAERLKAANVPVETTRYDAMIHGFCWMPGAIEQGKNALDQVSSSLKRAFDVVETM from the coding sequence ATGTCATTTGCTAAACAACACTCGAAAAAATATGATGCCATCGTTATTGGTGCAGGTTTCTCCGGTTTGTATATGCTTCATCGTTTGCGGGAAGCCGGTTTCTCGGCTCGAGTATACGAGGCGGCCTGGGACATTGGCGGAACGTGGTATTTTAACCGCTACCCCGGAGCCCGTTGTGACATCGAAAGCATTTATTACAACTATACGTTTTCCGAAGAACTTCTGAATGAGTGGACGTGGTCTTCAAAGTATGCGGAACAACACGAAATTTTGAGCTATATTAACTTTGTGGCGGATAAACTTGACCTTCGCAAGGACATTCAATTGCAAACAGAGGTGACGTCCGCGAAATATAATGAGAAGACGCAAAAATGGGACATCGAATTGGAAAACGGCAGCAAAGTAATGACAACCTACTTTATTCCGGCTGTTGGTGTCCTTTCTGCTTCCAACATCCCGAACATTAAAGGCATTGATCATTTTCAAAGGGAGCTGTACCACACAGGCGAATGGCCTCATGACAAAGTCGATTTCAAAGGCAAACGGGTCGGTGTCGTCGGAACAGGATCGAGCGGCATTCAGGCGATCCCGGTCATTGCTCAAGAAGCCGGTCACCTCACCGTTTTCCAACGCACACCGCAATATAGCAGCCCGGCGCATAACCATTCGCTCGATTCAGAAACGATTGAGAAAACAAAAGAAAACTTCAGCGAGATTAGACAGGCGATGTATGCATCGATGCATGGCGTCCCCTCCTCCGCCCGTACCCGTTCAACCGATCAAGATTCACCCGAAGAACGACAGCGGACCTACGAAAAAGCTTGGCAGGATGGCGGATTATTTTCGTTTTTGTATACGTATAGTGATATAGCCTTTACACCGGAAGCAAATGAAACCGTGGCTCAATTTATCCGATCCAAGATAAACGAGACGGTTCATGATCCGGAAACGGCAAAGAAACTCATGCCTGATTTTTACTACGGAACGAAAAGGCCGATTCTTAATACTGGCTATTTTGAAACGTATAACCGTGAGAATGTTTCCCTCATTGATTTGCGCTCCGCACCGATTGAAGAAATCACTCCGAATGGATTGCGGACGTCGAACTCAGAGTATGATTTAGACATTCTCGTTTTCGCGACTGGTTTTGACGCGTTAACGGGCCCTTTACTCAAATTGAACATTCAAGGAAAAGACGGCGTAACACTGAATGAGAAGTGGGCCGAGGGGACGCAGACATACTTGGGGATAGCAACATCAGGTTTTCCTAATATGTTTATGATTACCGGTCCGCAAAGTCCGTCTGTGCTCAGCAACATGATCGTTTCAATCGAGCAGCATGTCGACTGGATTGTGGATTGTCTTGCATATCTTTCAGAACATAATGCAACGATTGAGGCAGACGCGGAAGCTGAACAGATGTGGGCGCAACAATGCAAGTCGATTGCGAATATGACTCTTCTATCAAAAACAGATTCATGGTACATGGGCGCAAATATAGAAGGAAAGCCGCGGGAGTTTCTCGCGTTCGCAGGTGGCGTTGGCCCATATCGGCAAATTTGTGATCGCGTTGCTTCTAAAGGCTATGAGGGCTTTACTTTCTTATCAGCTTCTCAAAAAACAAAAGCAGGAGGAGATAAGGCGATGAATCGAGACGCAAATCTTGATCCGCAAGCACAATTTGTTTTGGAACAATTAAAAGCTTTAGGTGGGCCGCCTATGGAAATGCTTTCGCCGGAAGAGGCGCGAGCATCGGCAAATTTTAGCCCTTTGGCAGGGCCTCCCGAAAAAGTGGAAAATGTTACGAACAAAACAATACCCGGCCCCGATGGAGAAATACCTGTCCGTATTTATACACCCGACAGCGAGGGCCCGTTCCCTGCACTCGTATACTATCATGGCGGCGGTTGGGTCATCGGAGATTTAGTGACCGTTGACGTCCCTTGTCGCCGAATTGCGAACCAAACGAATTGTGTTGTCGTATCCGTCGATTACAGGCTTGCGCCGGAGCATAAATTTCCCGCGGCAATCGAAGATGCATATGCTGCCGTAAAATGGGTTGCAGACGATGCAAATACCATTCAAGTCGATCCGAGCAGGATCGCAGTTGGCGGTGACAGTGCCGGCGGAAATCTTGCTACCGTTGTCGCAATGATGGCCAGGGACAAAGGTGGACCAGCGATTGTCCAGCAAATCCTGCTTTATCCTGTAACAAATCACGCCTTTGATACTAACGCCTACGAGGAAAATGCTGACGGCTTCTTTTTAACAAAAGCGATGATGCAATGGTTTTGGAGTCATTATCTCCGTGACGAGGATGATGGTAAAAAACCGTACGCATCACCACTTTTAGCCGATGATCTTAGCGGGCTTCCACCGGCATTCGTCATCACAGCCGGATTCGATCCATTGCGTGATGAAGGAGAAGCTTATGCCGAGCGTTTAAAAGCCGCAAATGTCCCCGTCGAAACGACTCGATATGATGCAATGATCCATGGATTCTGCTGGATGCCGGGTGCGATCGAACAAGGCAAAAATGCACTCGACCAGGTTTCCTCTTCGTTGAAGCGTGCTTTCGATGTCGTTGAAACGATGTGA
- the hisJ gene encoding histidinol-phosphatase HisJ, whose translation MENIQYDGHVHTPFCPHGSDASLEQYVETAITLGYRSISFCEHAPLPEGFPDPTPKKDSGMLRSDLEAYIKTIQDVRERYKKNITILIGLEIDFIEGFETKTKAFLDEYGPILDDAILSVHFIYTKEAYGLLDYSAETFRAIAKQAGGIDPLVRRYYETVLRSISFDLGKYKPNRLGHVSLARKFRKKFALPNDEQWLEAILSAAKKEGLSLDVNGAGVVKPLCGEPYPPVAIIEKAERMGIPLVYGSDAHHPDGLGQGTEELPEMKLGMPGRYPRK comes from the coding sequence ATGGAAAATATCCAATATGATGGGCATGTCCACACGCCATTTTGCCCACACGGAAGCGATGCATCATTGGAACAATATGTCGAAACCGCAATCACACTTGGGTACAGAAGCATCAGTTTTTGCGAACATGCCCCTCTGCCGGAGGGTTTCCCCGATCCGACACCGAAAAAAGACAGCGGAATGTTGCGCTCCGATTTGGAGGCATACATCAAAACGATTCAAGACGTACGGGAGCGTTATAAAAAAAACATCACCATTCTCATTGGTCTGGAAATTGATTTTATTGAAGGGTTTGAGACGAAGACGAAGGCATTTCTTGATGAATACGGCCCAATCCTTGATGATGCGATTCTTTCGGTGCATTTTATTTACACGAAGGAGGCATATGGGCTGCTTGATTACAGCGCAGAAACCTTCCGGGCGATAGCGAAGCAAGCAGGAGGCATCGATCCACTCGTCCGCCGTTACTATGAAACGGTATTGCGCTCCATTTCATTCGACCTTGGAAAATATAAGCCAAACCGCCTCGGCCATGTGAGCCTGGCGCGAAAATTCCGGAAAAAATTCGCACTGCCCAATGATGAACAATGGCTTGAAGCGATCTTGTCAGCGGCCAAAAAAGAAGGACTCTCATTGGACGTCAACGGTGCCGGCGTCGTCAAACCGTTGTGCGGAGAACCCTATCCACCGGTAGCTATCATTGAAAAAGCCGAACGTATGGGAATTCCGCTCGTCTACGGCTCCGACGCCCATCACCCGGACGGGCTCGGACAAGGGACAGAAGAGTTGCCGGAGATGAAACTTGGAATGCCGGGAAGATACCCACGTAAATGA
- the deoC gene encoding deoxyribose-phosphate aldolase, which translates to MKQNELAAYVDHTLLKPEATKVDILTLCDEAKEHHFATVCIPPYWVTTAVQALDGSGVGVTTVIGFPHGMNISGVKAYETEKAIEQGVSDVDMVINVGALKSGDEDGVRADIETVVSASGGRALVKVIIETSRLTDEEKKTATRLALEAGADYVKTSTGFHTAGATLADIKLMKEVVGENGKLKAAGGVKTADDARAYIEAGTDRIGTSSGIAIVTEN; encoded by the coding sequence ATGAAGCAGAACGAACTAGCCGCATATGTTGATCACACCCTCCTAAAACCGGAAGCGACGAAAGTTGATATTCTTACTTTATGTGACGAAGCAAAGGAACATCACTTTGCAACCGTCTGTATCCCGCCGTATTGGGTGACGACAGCTGTACAAGCATTGGATGGAAGCGGGGTAGGTGTAACAACGGTCATTGGTTTTCCGCACGGCATGAATATATCGGGTGTGAAGGCCTATGAAACGGAGAAAGCCATTGAACAGGGCGTGTCAGACGTGGATATGGTCATCAATGTCGGCGCTCTGAAGTCAGGTGACGAAGATGGCGTTCGAGCAGACATCGAGACAGTCGTAAGCGCGAGCGGCGGCAGGGCGCTCGTAAAAGTGATTATCGAGACAAGCCGATTGACCGATGAGGAGAAGAAAACTGCCACCCGCCTTGCTTTGGAGGCAGGCGCTGATTATGTGAAAACATCGACTGGTTTTCACACCGCGGGAGCAACGCTTGCTGATATCAAATTAATGAAAGAAGTCGTAGGTGAAAACGGAAAACTTAAAGCAGCCGGCGGCGTCAAGACTGCGGATGACGCAAGAGCCTATATCGAAGCGGGCACCGACCGGATTGGGACGAGTTCGGGAATCGCGATTGTGACGGAGAATTGA
- the rpsD gene encoding 30S ribosomal protein S4 yields MARYTGPTWKKSRRLGVSLSGTGKELAKRPYPPGEHGPTQRKKLSEYGLQLREKQKLRYMYGLNERQYVRTFEKAGKMKGVHGENFMILLESRLDNIVYRAGLARTRQGARQLVNHGHITVDGGRVDIPSYTLKPGQTIGVREKSRNMSVIADAREALAFEPEYINFDGDKLEGTFTRLPERSELPSEISEALIVEWYSR; encoded by the coding sequence ATGGCTCGCTATACAGGTCCAACCTGGAAGAAATCCCGCCGTCTAGGCGTTTCGCTTAGCGGAACGGGAAAAGAATTGGCAAAACGCCCTTACCCACCGGGTGAGCATGGCCCAACCCAACGAAAAAAATTAAGTGAATACGGTTTGCAGCTTCGGGAAAAGCAGAAGCTTCGTTATATGTATGGATTAAATGAGCGTCAGTACGTGCGCACATTTGAAAAAGCCGGGAAAATGAAAGGTGTTCACGGCGAAAACTTCATGATTTTGCTGGAAAGTCGCTTGGACAACATCGTCTACCGCGCCGGACTTGCTCGTACACGCCAGGGTGCTCGCCAACTCGTGAACCATGGCCACATCACTGTGGACGGTGGCCGTGTAGACATTCCGTCTTATACGTTGAAACCGGGGCAAACCATCGGTGTTCGCGAAAAATCCCGCAACATGAGTGTGATTGCGGACGCACGCGAAGCTTTGGCGTTCGAACCGGAATATATTAATTTCGACGGAGACAAATTGGAAGGCACATTCACACGCCTGCCGGAACGCTCGGAATTGCCGTCTGAAATTAGCGAAGCCCTCATCGTTGAGTGGTATTCACGTTAA
- the panB gene encoding 3-methyl-2-oxobutanoate hydroxymethyltransferase: MKTTAQFKKMKKDREPIAMLTAYDAPSARLAERAGVDLILVGDSLGMVVLGYDSTIPVTVDDMILHTKAAKRGARDTFVVTDLPFFSYHGNFPETSGHVRRLLQEAGADAVKLEGGIEVADTVKKLVQAGVPVMGHLGLTPQSVGVLGGYKVQGKDSSEAEHLIMEAHALEEAGAFAVVLECVPKQLGAFVAERLDIPVIGIGAGAETDGQVLVYHDVIGYESEHVPKFVKQYANISPHIEAGLENYVSDVKSRAFPEAANTFTMKEEQLEGLYGSQFATEGK; encoded by the coding sequence ATGAAAACTACAGCTCAATTTAAAAAAATGAAGAAAGACCGGGAGCCGATTGCCATGCTCACGGCGTATGATGCGCCTTCCGCTCGCCTCGCGGAACGTGCAGGTGTTGATTTAATTTTGGTCGGCGATTCTTTAGGTATGGTTGTGCTTGGTTACGACTCCACGATTCCGGTCACTGTCGATGACATGATCCTTCATACGAAGGCGGCAAAAAGGGGAGCGCGTGATACATTTGTCGTTACGGATCTTCCTTTCTTTTCTTACCATGGAAATTTTCCCGAAACCTCCGGCCATGTCAGACGCCTTCTCCAGGAAGCCGGCGCTGATGCCGTGAAATTGGAAGGTGGCATCGAAGTGGCGGATACCGTGAAAAAACTTGTGCAAGCCGGCGTTCCAGTCATGGGCCACCTGGGATTAACGCCGCAATCCGTCGGCGTGCTCGGCGGCTATAAAGTACAAGGCAAAGACTCCTCGGAAGCAGAACACCTTATCATGGAAGCACATGCATTGGAAGAAGCAGGTGCTTTCGCCGTCGTGCTTGAATGCGTCCCCAAACAGCTTGGCGCATTCGTTGCCGAGCGTTTGGACATTCCGGTCATCGGAATTGGCGCCGGAGCGGAAACTGACGGTCAAGTGCTCGTTTACCATGATGTGATCGGCTACGAATCCGAACATGTGCCAAAATTTGTGAAGCAATATGCAAATATATCGCCGCATATCGAAGCAGGCCTTGAAAACTACGTCAGCGATGTTAAATCCCGCGCATTTCCGGAAGCGGCAAACACATTTACGATGAAAGAAGAACAACTCGAGGGATTATACGGCTCGCAGTTTGCAACGGAGGGGAAATAA
- the refZ gene encoding forespore capture DNA-binding protein RefZ, whose product MAVNQGTKDKVAEAAIDLFMTKGYNGTSVRAIADRAGVNVALISYYFGGKKGMLEHLLNDYLEGYLKELEKASESTTDSYQRLLAIIESALEFQQEHHRMARLVLRELTLDSILVREVMASYYMKEKHLLTQVLEQGKKEGVFKGMRKEWAILHLRGMVTMPFLHAQHIREVFHLEPRNRTFLNHYMYHVRHFVEIQICEKQPSPPPMMMLS is encoded by the coding sequence ATGGCAGTAAACCAAGGCACGAAAGACAAGGTCGCCGAAGCAGCAATAGACTTATTTATGACAAAAGGGTACAACGGAACTTCTGTACGTGCAATAGCCGATCGTGCAGGGGTGAATGTTGCGCTTATCTCTTATTATTTTGGCGGAAAAAAAGGGATGTTGGAACACTTGCTCAATGATTATCTTGAAGGCTATTTAAAAGAACTTGAAAAAGCATCTGAAAGCACGACAGATAGTTATCAGAGGTTACTTGCGATCATTGAATCAGCCCTCGAATTTCAGCAAGAGCACCACCGCATGGCGAGACTCGTTTTACGAGAGTTAACGCTCGATTCCATCCTCGTTCGTGAAGTGATGGCGAGCTATTATATGAAAGAAAAACACCTTTTAACGCAAGTGCTGGAACAAGGAAAAAAAGAAGGTGTATTTAAGGGGATGCGCAAGGAATGGGCGATTCTGCATTTGCGCGGGATGGTTACGATGCCGTTTTTGCATGCTCAGCATATCCGGGAAGTTTTCCATTTGGAACCGCGCAATCGCACATTTTTAAATCATTATATGTATCATGTGCGTCATTTTGTGGAAATACAAATTTGTGAGAAACAACCATCACCACCGCCAATGATGATGTTGTCCTGA
- a CDS encoding GAF domain-containing protein produces the protein MFEPVTYSKNMEKKYEQLCKQGEALLSDEKDQIANLSNITALLNQFLDRVNWVGFYLFKEGELVLGPFQGLPACIRIPVGNGVCGTAAETGKTQVVKNVHQFPGHIACDAQSQSEVVVPIIIDGELFGVLDIDSPDIGRFSEEEGVLLEKFVQRVAPFIRG, from the coding sequence ATGTTTGAACCTGTAACATACAGCAAAAATATGGAGAAAAAATACGAACAATTATGCAAGCAAGGAGAAGCGTTACTGAGCGATGAAAAAGATCAAATCGCCAATTTGTCCAACATTACCGCACTTTTAAATCAATTTCTCGATCGCGTCAATTGGGTAGGATTTTATCTATTCAAAGAAGGAGAGCTCGTTCTCGGGCCGTTCCAAGGACTTCCCGCCTGTATTCGCATCCCAGTCGGAAATGGCGTGTGTGGCACTGCTGCTGAAACGGGCAAAACACAAGTCGTGAAAAATGTTCATCAATTCCCCGGACATATCGCCTGCGATGCTCAGTCCCAATCAGAGGTCGTCGTTCCGATCATAATTGACGGTGAGCTATTCGGCGTGCTCGACATTGACTCTCCGGACATTGGCCGTTTTTCAGAAGAGGAAGGGGTATTGTTGGAAAAGTTTGTGCAGCGGGTAGCGCCATTTATCCGCGGTTGA